A genomic window from Salvelinus namaycush isolate Seneca chromosome 21, SaNama_1.0, whole genome shotgun sequence includes:
- the LOC120066578 gene encoding prosaposin receptor GPR37-like: MLSDASLDVLLAMWKPLPKPMAQSQSTDLPFDASDYEQFTVPDPQDYTTPIPLNPQTKRKYVIKTNFYPITAESYAIMIISVIIFTVGIIGNMAIMCIVCHNYYMRSISNSLLANLALWDFVVIFFCLPLVIFHELTKNWLLGEFSCKIIPYIEVASLGVTTFTLCALCIDRFRAANNVQMYYEMIENCASTAAKLAVIWIGALLLALPELLIRQLVTEDGETPDVTPCQRCVVRISTELPDTLYVLGLTYDGARLWWYFGCYFCLPTLFTIGSSLVTACKIRQAERACVRGNKKQIHQESQMNCTVVALAILYGFCIIPENICNIVTVYMAAGIPRRTLDILHLVSQLLLFCKSAVTPVLLFCLCQPFSRAFLDCCCCCCDECGPPRSSTTATTSEENEHECTTTDLELSPFSTIHREASSSYTTAATHC; encoded by the exons ATGCTGTCAGATGCGTCTTTGGATGTACTGTTGGCCATGTGGAAACCGCTGCCTAAACCTATGGCACAGAGCCAGTCAACAGACTTGCCATTTGATGCCAGTGATTATGAACAGTTCACTGTGCCAGACCCCCAGGACTATACCACACCGATTCCTCTCAATCCTCAAACAAAGAGAAAATATGTAATAAAAACTAACTTTTACCCCATAACAGCAGAATCATATGCCATCATGATCATTTCAGTCATCATTTTCACTGTTGGAATAATTGGGAATATGGCAATCATGTGCATTGTGTGCCACAACTACTACATGAGAAGTATTTCAAATTCTCTTCTTGCCAATCTCGCACTTTGGGATTTTGTTGTCATCTTTTTCTGCCTGCCGCTGGTGATATTCCATGAACTAACCAAGAACTGGTTGTTGGGGGAGTTCTCCTGTAAAATCATCCCCTATATTGAG GTCGCCTCCCTAGGGGTTACCACCTTTACCCTGTGTGCCTTGTGCATCGACCGCTTCCGCGCTGCCAACAACGTCCAGATGTACTATGAGATGATTGAGAACTGTGCCTCCACGGCCGCCAAGCTGGCCGTTATCTGGATCGGGGCTCTCCTATTGGCCCTGCCAGAGCTCCTGATCCGCCAGCTGGTCACTGAAGATGGCGAGACTCCGGATGTGACGCCCTGCCAGCGATGCGTGGTTCGTATCTCCACCGAGCTCCCTGACACGCTCTACGTACTGGGCCTGACCTATGATGGTGCTCGCCTCTGGTGGTACTTTGGCTGCTACTTCTGCCTGCCCACGCTGTTCACCATCGGCAGCTCCCTGGTGACCGCCTGTAAGATCCGGCAGGCCGAGCGGGCCTGTGTGCGCGGCAACAAGAAACAGATCCATCAGGAGAGCCAGATGAACTGCACAGTTGTGGCTTTGGCCATCCTCTATGGCTTCTGCATCATCCCAGAGAACATCTGCAACATCGTCACTGTCTACATGGCGGCGGGAATTCCCAGACGGACCCTGGACATTCTCCATCTGGTCAGCCAGCTGCTGTTGTTCTGTAAGTCGGCAGTGACACCTGTCCTGCTGTTCTGCCTGTGCCAGCCCTTCAGCCGGGCCTTCCtggactgctgctgctgctgctgtgacgAGTGTGGCCCGCCCAGATCTtccaccaccgccaccaccagCGAGGAGAACGAGCACGAGTGCACCACCACCGACCTGGAGCTGTCGCCCTTCAGCACCATCCACAGGGAggcatcctcctcctacaccactgCAGCGACCCACTGCTAA